In one Sporomusa sphaeroides DSM 2875 genomic region, the following are encoded:
- a CDS encoding DUF6440 family protein has product MKNRRFKVIYSQDERVYTIRILEDTETGKQYLMVSEVLVSGGFNTSICLL; this is encoded by the coding sequence ATGAAAAACCGACGGTTTAAGGTTATCTACTCGCAAGATGAGCGGGTTTATACGATCAGAATCTTAGAGGATACAGAAACCGGAAAACAATATCTAATGGTATCAGAAGTGTTGGTTTCAGGAGGGTTCAATACATCAATATGCCTGTTGTAA
- a CDS encoding conjugal transfer protein codes for MDLNNIWMDLFGTTQWYGIDMGFWASMVVCVIIVIVMNVVFWRMKPKEKPVEAVVDKREKER; via the coding sequence ATGGATTTAAATAATATTTGGATGGATCTTTTTGGTACAACACAGTGGTATGGCATTGATATGGGCTTTTGGGCTTCTATGGTTGTATGCGTGATTATTGTGATTGTGATGAATGTTGTATTTTGGAGAATGAAACCCAAAGAAAAACCCGTTGAGGCGGTAGTAGACAAGCGAGAAAAAGAACGCTGA
- a CDS encoding aspartate aminotransferase family protein: MKNDNKNQNSLLAAEAAYCSYGDTVHYIDPPKLFVHSQGSFVYDDRDRPYLDLQMWYSAVNFGYGNERLNNALKRQLDTLPQLASQYLHREKVELATALCRYMENKHRVKGRVHFNVGGSQAVEDSLKLVRNFCHGKSLMLAFEGGYHGRTLGATSITSSYRYRRRYGHFGERALFVPFPYCFRCPYKLSRESCDMFCIQQLERLFETEYYGLWDPKAHEAEYAAFYVECIQGTGGYVIPPDGYFPALKRILDQHNILMVDDEIQMGFYRTGKYWGLENFGVTPDVLVFGKAMTNGLNPLSGLWAKEAMITPDVFPCGSTHSTFASNPLGTAVALETVRMLEEIDYETRVNDSGRYFLEGLRELKSRYAIIGDVDGLGLALRAEICAEDGFTPDKAMMDRIVDEAMKGDLEVDGRQYGLVLDIGGYYKNVITFAPSLDISRNEIDLAFRLLDQVLHRVTKK; this comes from the coding sequence ATGAAAAACGACAACAAAAATCAGAATAGTTTATTGGCCGCTGAGGCCGCATATTGCTCCTACGGCGATACCGTCCACTACATCGACCCGCCTAAGCTCTTCGTCCACAGTCAGGGTTCCTTTGTATACGACGACCGCGACCGGCCTTACCTCGATCTGCAAATGTGGTATTCGGCAGTCAATTTTGGCTACGGCAATGAGCGCCTAAACAATGCTTTGAAAAGACAGCTCGACACATTGCCGCAATTGGCATCACAATATTTGCACCGCGAAAAAGTAGAGCTGGCAACGGCACTGTGCCGGTATATGGAAAACAAGCACCGGGTCAAAGGCCGGGTCCATTTCAATGTCGGCGGTTCGCAGGCTGTTGAAGACTCGCTGAAGTTAGTCCGCAACTTCTGCCATGGGAAAAGTCTCATGCTTGCTTTTGAAGGGGGCTATCATGGTCGTACGCTCGGAGCCACAAGCATTACCTCGTCGTACCGTTATCGACGCCGGTACGGGCATTTCGGCGAGCGGGCGCTATTTGTGCCTTTCCCTTACTGTTTCCGCTGTCCTTATAAGCTGAGCCGCGAGAGCTGCGATATGTTTTGTATACAACAGCTTGAGAGGCTCTTTGAGACCGAATACTACGGATTATGGGACCCCAAAGCCCACGAGGCCGAATACGCGGCCTTTTATGTAGAGTGCATTCAGGGAACAGGCGGCTACGTTATTCCGCCAGATGGCTACTTCCCGGCGCTAAAGCGTATTTTAGACCAGCATAATATTCTCATGGTCGACGATGAAATTCAGATGGGCTTTTACCGGACAGGTAAATACTGGGGTCTGGAAAACTTTGGCGTCACGCCGGATGTCCTGGTGTTCGGCAAAGCGATGACCAATGGTTTAAATCCCCTGTCCGGCCTGTGGGCTAAAGAAGCAATGATCACACCGGATGTTTTCCCTTGTGGCTCTACGCATTCCACGTTTGCCAGTAACCCCTTGGGTACGGCTGTTGCTTTGGAAACCGTGCGGATGCTGGAAGAAATTGATTATGAAACCCGCGTTAACGATAGCGGCCGTTATTTCCTGGAGGGACTCAGGGAGCTTAAGTCCCGTTATGCTATTATTGGCGATGTCGATGGCTTAGGCCTGGCCCTTAGGGCCGAAATCTGCGCTGAAGACGGCTTTACCCCTGATAAGGCGATGATGGATCGCATTGTTGATGAAGCCATGAAGGGCGACCTGGAAGTAGATGGCCGTCAATATGGCCTCGTTCTCGACATTGGCGGCTATTATAAAAACGTCATCACGTTCGCACCGTCATTAGACATTTCCCGGAATGAAATCGATCTGGCTTTCCGTTTGCTCGACCAAGTACTGCACCGGGTAACGAAGAAATGA
- a CDS encoding cyclase family protein: MKIDLSVTVTEEILQLMSSMTATGQIPPVVQFGHIGTHFDVMNKKFPLENTERRGILFDVSHVKEREIEASDINLDKITEHDFIMFYTGCLQENKFGTAEYLKTRLELSDALITDLVNKKVSMIGIDFPGIRKPAEHFRADQYCADNGVFVIENLANLEILLAAAKGQPFLVHTYPVNYEGLTGLPCRVVAEV, translated from the coding sequence ATGAAAATTGATCTGTCAGTTACTGTTACCGAAGAAATTCTACAATTAATGTCAAGTATGACTGCTACTGGTCAAATACCCCCTGTTGTTCAATTCGGACATATCGGCACCCACTTCGACGTGATGAACAAAAAATTTCCGCTGGAGAATACCGAACGAAGAGGAATACTCTTTGATGTCAGCCACGTAAAAGAAAGAGAAATTGAAGCAAGCGATATCAATCTGGACAAAATCACTGAACACGATTTTATTATGTTTTATACCGGCTGCTTACAAGAAAACAAATTCGGAACTGCTGAATATCTCAAAACCCGGCTCGAATTATCTGATGCGCTAATAACCGATCTTGTAAACAAAAAGGTAAGCATGATTGGCATTGATTTCCCAGGTATTCGTAAGCCTGCCGAACATTTCCGGGCCGACCAGTATTGCGCCGATAACGGAGTCTTTGTTATTGAAAATCTGGCAAATCTGGAAATATTGCTGGCAGCAGCCAAAGGCCAGCCATTTTTAGTGCATACTTATCCGGTCAATTATGAAGGACTGACAGGGCTCCCCTGCCGGGTCGTTGCCGAAGTGTAA
- a CDS encoding MarR family transcriptional regulator, translating to MQNKEQRVQKLIKQFEVLLYHFNDVEEYKKQVLENNLLEQGHEELRNVSVSLAECHVIDCIERNEMFNTTAIAKKLNITKGGISKIAAKLIKKNMIEAYRLADNQKEIYYRLKPLGRKVFELHEISHKEAEEVFKQIFSTYSQDELEFASRFLADVTAAIRTTTGSKKR from the coding sequence ATGCAAAATAAAGAACAGAGAGTTCAGAAACTAATTAAACAATTCGAAGTCTTACTGTATCATTTTAATGATGTGGAAGAATATAAGAAGCAAGTTTTAGAAAATAACCTGCTGGAACAGGGACATGAAGAACTGCGTAATGTAAGTGTTTCTCTGGCAGAATGTCATGTCATTGACTGTATTGAACGCAATGAAATGTTCAATACAACGGCTATTGCCAAAAAACTAAATATAACCAAAGGCGGTATTTCCAAGATAGCAGCTAAACTGATAAAGAAGAACATGATTGAAGCGTATCGCCTGGCAGATAACCAAAAAGAAATTTACTACCGCTTAAAGCCGCTGGGAAGAAAAGTTTTTGAACTTCATGAAATCTCGCACAAGGAGGCGGAAGAAGTTTTTAAGCAAATTTTTAGTACATATAGTCAAGATGAACTAGAATTTGCCAGCAGGTTTTTAGCAGATGTAACTGCCGCAATTCGAACTACAACCGGTTCTAAAAAGCGATGA
- a CDS encoding MtnX-like HAD-IB family phosphatase, with product MRNLSLSWKNSGSFSIICDFDNTITSMDTTDALLSRFASPEWEEIERQWVAGHITARECMAQQIGMLDLNLADLHNFLDKISLAKGFKEFIAFVRRQKIDLTVVSDGLDYVIRHVLARHGLQDIPIIANQLRIIESGYELAFPHSRENCGSGVCKCAAAASQSPVILIGDGRSDFCLASRAALVLAKRGLSLEAYCRENSLNYLPYDDFYKIIRILDCLQHSQSFHYNEILRRLSSESETKLAQSGG from the coding sequence ATGAGAAACCTCTCTTTAAGCTGGAAAAATTCCGGATCATTCTCTATCATCTGTGACTTTGACAATACCATTACGTCTATGGATACAACCGATGCCCTGCTTAGCCGCTTCGCTTCGCCGGAATGGGAGGAGATAGAGCGGCAATGGGTAGCCGGGCACATAACGGCCCGCGAATGTATGGCCCAACAAATTGGGATGCTCGACCTCAACCTGGCTGACTTACATAATTTTTTAGATAAAATTTCGCTGGCCAAAGGCTTCAAAGAATTTATCGCTTTTGTCCGCAGGCAAAAAATAGACCTGACCGTTGTCAGCGATGGACTTGATTATGTCATCCGCCATGTCTTAGCCCGCCACGGGCTACAGGATATTCCGATAATAGCCAATCAGCTGCGGATCATAGAGTCCGGGTATGAACTGGCTTTTCCGCACAGTCGTGAAAACTGCGGGTCGGGCGTCTGTAAATGTGCAGCCGCCGCCAGCCAAAGTCCCGTTATTTTAATCGGCGATGGCCGTTCAGATTTTTGTCTTGCTTCCCGCGCCGCTTTAGTTTTAGCGAAAAGGGGCTTGTCGCTGGAAGCTTATTGCCGCGAGAACAGCCTCAACTATTTGCCTTACGACGATTTTTATAAAATTATCCGCATTTTGGACTGCCTGCAGCACAGCCAGTCTTTTCACTACAACGAAATACTACGGCGCTTGAGCTCTGAGTCAGAGACTAAGCTTGCCCAATCAGGAGGTTAA
- a CDS encoding DMT family transporter has protein sequence MSKRFYFIGFFVLLCFDTLTQICMKYAGEQALPVELDTVWLLRVLETVWVYLALGGYLGSFVTWMTLLKYAPVGPAFAASHLEIASVTLLSVWLFNEPLTTNKVLGGVLILLGVVCLAKGQGAAGDDLKSGE, from the coding sequence ATGAGCAAACGGTTTTACTTTATAGGTTTTTTTGTATTGCTTTGCTTTGATACGCTGACGCAAATCTGTATGAAATATGCCGGCGAGCAAGCTCTGCCTGTAGAGCTTGACACGGTCTGGCTTCTTAGAGTATTAGAGACTGTTTGGGTTTATCTGGCCTTGGGCGGTTATCTCGGCTCTTTCGTAACCTGGATGACTTTGCTTAAATATGCGCCGGTGGGCCCTGCTTTTGCCGCTTCGCATTTGGAAATAGCCAGTGTAACGCTGTTATCCGTCTGGCTATTTAACGAGCCATTGACAACCAATAAGGTATTGGGCGGCGTCTTAATCCTACTGGGTGTAGTCTGTTTGGCGAAAGGGCAGGGAGCTGCGGGGGATGACCTAAAGAGCGGAGAGTAG
- a CDS encoding rubrerythrin family protein, which yields MVALKDSVTKENLLRAFAGECQAWRRYEFAAGQSKKQNLQVLYWLFHYTGNQEKEHAEVFYNHLKEFHGQEISLTANYPIDNSDNILELLQLSAKHEAAEYETIYKSFGDKAKEEGFSNIANSFYLIAEIEKVHSQRFAQYAQLVQTNKLFENGTPTEYICLNCGHIHKGTGAPQICPACNHNQGFFVRRDDSPFGK from the coding sequence ATGGTTGCACTAAAGGACAGCGTTACCAAGGAGAACCTTTTACGGGCTTTTGCCGGTGAATGCCAAGCGTGGCGGCGCTACGAATTTGCCGCAGGACAGTCAAAAAAACAAAACCTTCAGGTCTTATACTGGCTTTTCCATTACACCGGTAATCAGGAAAAGGAACATGCTGAGGTATTCTATAATCACTTAAAAGAGTTCCATGGGCAGGAAATCTCACTGACTGCCAATTATCCTATCGATAATTCGGATAACATCCTGGAGCTTTTGCAGCTGTCTGCCAAGCACGAAGCTGCCGAGTATGAGACGATTTATAAATCTTTTGGCGACAAGGCTAAAGAGGAAGGATTTTCCAATATAGCAAACTCTTTTTACCTGATCGCAGAGATTGAAAAAGTACATAGCCAGCGTTTTGCTCAGTATGCACAGCTGGTGCAAACCAATAAACTATTTGAAAACGGAACTCCCACCGAATATATCTGCCTAAACTGTGGCCATATCCATAAAGGTACCGGAGCACCGCAAATCTGTCCGGCTTGCAATCATAATCAGGGATTTTTTGTCCGCCGGGACGATTCGCCATTTGGAAAATAA
- the mgtA gene encoding magnesium-translocating P-type ATPase, whose translation MNKNPNRAAVGNIADSLARRDRTNETIVFAATNKLKDVFRKFNTSLDGLSENEVVASRMSYGNNKVTHGRKKTLSQKLAGAFINPFTAILFCLAIVSAITDIALPIMQNASEDVSLRTVVIIMTMVIISGTLRFVQESRSGNAAEKLLGMITTTFTVDRQDGKRQELPLVDAVVGDIIHLSAGDMIPADARIIQAKDLFISQSALTGESEPVEKVDTVCEDQVDTVTKYANIVLMGTNVISGSATAVIISVGDDTLFGSMASSVASEAVETSFTKGVNAVSWVLIRFMFVMVPIVFVINGLTKGDWLEAFLFGISIAVGLTPEMLPMIVTTCLAKGAVTMSQKKTIVKNLNSIQNFGAIDILCTDKTGTLTQERVVLEYHMDVMGNKDTRVLRHAYLNSYFQTGYKNLMDLAIIHKTEEEEASDPRLIDLSEAYTKVDEIPFDFTRRRLSIVVSDKSGKTQMVTKGAVEEMLSICSFVEYQGEVEPLTDALKEKILRTVDGFNEDGMRVIAVAQKNNPSPIRAFGVRDEYDMVLIGYLAFLDPPKDSVSAAIKALKDYGVRTKILTGDNDKVTRFICKQVGLRVNNLLLGSDIDKMDDDELAKAAEHTEVFAKLSPDQKARIVTVLRNNGHTVGFLGDGINDAAAMKSADVGISVDTAVDIAKESADIILLEKNLMVLEEGIIEGRRTYANMNKYIKMTASSNFGNMFSVLAASALLPFLPMMSVQLIFLNLIYDLSCTSIPWDNVDEEFLKEPRKWDASSVGSFMLWLGPTSSIFDWTTYAFMCFIFCPLFVSNGILYNDLASYFTGAELLQMQANYVALFQAGWFVESMWSQTLVIHMIRTPKLPFIQSRASATLTMLTLIGVGVVTVIPFTSFGTTLGFLPLPAAYFAYLIPCIILYMALATSIKKAYVRHYGDLL comes from the coding sequence ATGAACAAGAATCCAAACAGAGCGGCGGTTGGAAACATCGCAGATAGTCTTGCTCGCAGGGATAGGACCAACGAAACAATAGTTTTCGCCGCAACAAATAAGCTAAAAGATGTTTTTCGGAAATTCAATACCTCTCTGGACGGTCTTTCGGAAAATGAGGTCGTTGCCAGCCGCATGTCCTATGGCAACAATAAGGTGACCCACGGAAGGAAAAAAACACTGTCGCAAAAGTTGGCAGGTGCGTTCATCAACCCCTTTACGGCAATCCTATTTTGTCTTGCTATTGTATCTGCTATCACGGATATTGCCCTGCCGATTATGCAAAACGCATCGGAGGATGTTAGCCTGCGCACGGTCGTCATTATCATGACTATGGTTATTATTTCCGGGACTTTACGCTTTGTCCAAGAGTCAAGATCCGGCAATGCTGCTGAAAAACTCCTGGGCATGATTACCACGACTTTCACCGTTGATCGCCAGGACGGTAAAAGGCAGGAGCTTCCCCTTGTCGATGCGGTGGTTGGTGATATCATTCATCTTTCTGCCGGTGATATGATTCCTGCGGATGCAAGAATTATCCAGGCAAAAGATTTGTTCATCAGCCAATCAGCCCTGACCGGCGAAAGCGAACCTGTGGAAAAAGTGGATACCGTCTGTGAGGATCAAGTTGATACCGTTACTAAGTATGCCAATATTGTGCTCATGGGGACTAATGTGATCAGCGGCAGCGCCACCGCAGTGATTATTTCTGTGGGTGACGATACCCTGTTTGGCTCTATGGCTTCTTCAGTTGCAAGTGAAGCCGTTGAAACCAGCTTTACCAAGGGGGTAAATGCCGTATCCTGGGTACTCATCCGGTTTATGTTCGTTATGGTGCCTATTGTGTTTGTTATTAACGGGCTTACCAAAGGTGACTGGCTGGAAGCGTTCCTGTTTGGTATTTCCATTGCAGTAGGACTGACCCCTGAAATGTTGCCGATGATTGTCACTACTTGCCTGGCAAAAGGCGCTGTAACCATGTCGCAAAAGAAGACCATCGTGAAGAACCTGAATTCCATCCAGAATTTTGGTGCCATTGATATTCTTTGCACGGACAAAACCGGCACATTGACACAGGAGCGTGTGGTACTGGAGTATCACATGGACGTGATGGGCAATAAAGATACCCGTGTACTTCGCCACGCCTACCTGAACAGTTATTTTCAGACAGGCTACAAAAATCTGATGGATTTGGCCATCATCCACAAAACAGAGGAGGAGGAGGCTTCCGATCCCAGGCTCATCGATTTGTCTGAAGCTTATACAAAAGTTGATGAGATTCCCTTTGATTTTACCCGTCGCCGTTTATCCATAGTAGTCAGTGATAAAAGCGGTAAAACACAGATGGTCACCAAAGGCGCCGTGGAGGAAATGCTCTCGATCTGCTCCTTTGTAGAATATCAGGGTGAAGTCGAGCCGCTTACAGACGCATTAAAAGAAAAAATCCTGCGAACGGTAGATGGTTTTAATGAAGATGGGATGCGGGTCATTGCCGTTGCCCAAAAAAATAATCCTTCTCCCATTCGGGCATTTGGTGTAAGAGATGAGTACGACATGGTGTTGATCGGATACCTAGCCTTCCTTGATCCGCCGAAAGATTCCGTTTCTGCGGCAATCAAAGCTCTTAAAGACTATGGTGTTAGAACCAAAATTCTGACCGGAGATAATGACAAGGTAACCCGCTTTATTTGCAAACAGGTTGGCTTGAGAGTCAATAACCTGCTGCTTGGTTCCGATATTGACAAAATGGATGATGACGAGCTGGCAAAAGCAGCCGAGCACACCGAGGTGTTTGCAAAGCTTTCCCCGGACCAGAAGGCTCGTATCGTGACCGTCCTTCGCAATAACGGGCACACCGTTGGCTTCCTAGGTGACGGTATCAATGACGCTGCCGCAATGAAGTCCGCTGATGTTGGCATTTCTGTGGATACTGCGGTAGATATTGCGAAGGAATCCGCAGACATTATCCTTTTGGAAAAGAATCTCATGGTGTTGGAGGAAGGCATCATTGAGGGCCGCAGGACCTATGCCAATATGAATAAATACATCAAGATGACGGCGTCCTCCAACTTTGGCAATATGTTTTCGGTACTGGCAGCCTCCGCCCTGCTTCCGTTTCTGCCGATGATGAGCGTGCAATTGATCTTTCTCAACCTGATCTACGATTTGTCCTGCACGTCTATTCCCTGGGACAACGTAGACGAGGAGTTTCTGAAGGAACCCCGGAAGTGGGATGCGTCTTCTGTTGGCAGTTTCATGCTGTGGCTTGGCCCCACAAGTTCCATATTTGACTGGACCACTTATGCATTTATGTGCTTTATTTTCTGCCCGCTGTTTGTGTCCAACGGTATTCTATATAACGACCTGGCAAGTTACTTTACCGGCGCAGAGTTACTACAGATGCAAGCGAATTATGTAGCGCTGTTCCAAGCCGGATGGTTTGTTGAATCCATGTGGAGCCAAACCTTGGTTATTCACATGATCCGGACACCGAAGCTCCCGTTCATCCAGAGCCGCGCTTCCGCCACGCTTACAATGCTCACCTTAATTGGCGTTGGAGTCGTAACAGTCATTCCGTTTACTTCGTTTGGAACAACGCTCGGATTTCTGCCGCTGCCGGCCGCATACTTTGCTTACTTGATTCCCTGCATCATATTGTATATGGCGCTGGCCACAAGCATAAAGAAGGCATATGTCCGGCACTACGGTGATCTTCTCTAA
- a CDS encoding alpha/beta hydrolase, with amino-acid sequence MTISIDQLKTMGLLWPGGPVGVILVHGLTGTPTELSGIAKDLNAYGFTVFCPLLAGHCVAEAELLQTTWADWSKSVEEAFFAFSEHADVIFAGGISAGAVLSLRLAQTFPGRIRALSLYSTTLWWDGWSIPRLSFLLPLVLRLPYIGKRYRFEEAWPYGIKNKRLRERVHAQMISGDPAAAGFAGTPGRSLRELWRLVDLVKVNLPQIKIPTLLVHARDDDIASIRNAIYIKEHISGPSRLIALEDSYHMITIDQERRQVGMETARYFVEQLSRQEKEKLAQHERKPGQLQTLLEAAEYRERPPQELLQGLSKRRNWL; translated from the coding sequence ATGACTATATCAATAGACCAACTAAAAACAATGGGGTTATTGTGGCCGGGGGGGCCTGTCGGCGTTATTCTTGTCCATGGTCTGACAGGCACCCCCACGGAGTTGTCAGGCATAGCTAAAGATTTAAACGCCTATGGCTTTACCGTTTTTTGCCCGCTCCTGGCCGGACATTGTGTCGCGGAAGCTGAGCTTTTACAGACAACCTGGGCGGATTGGTCAAAAAGTGTCGAGGAAGCATTCTTCGCTTTTTCTGAGCACGCTGACGTCATTTTTGCCGGCGGCATCTCGGCCGGAGCTGTGCTCAGCCTGCGTCTGGCCCAGACTTTTCCCGGACGTATTCGTGCCTTGAGCCTGTATTCTACTACCTTATGGTGGGATGGCTGGAGCATACCAAGACTAAGCTTTTTACTGCCGCTTGTCCTAAGGCTCCCTTACATTGGTAAGCGTTACCGTTTTGAAGAAGCCTGGCCTTATGGCATCAAAAACAAGCGGCTGCGCGAGCGAGTCCACGCCCAAATGATAAGCGGTGACCCTGCGGCTGCCGGTTTTGCCGGGACGCCGGGCCGGTCGCTGCGCGAGCTGTGGCGGTTAGTGGACCTGGTTAAGGTAAATCTTCCCCAAATTAAGATTCCCACCCTGCTGGTCCATGCCCGCGATGATGATATTGCCAGCATCCGTAACGCAATCTATATCAAAGAGCATATCAGCGGTCCCAGTCGTCTGATCGCGCTGGAGGACAGCTACCATATGATTACCATTGACCAGGAGAGACGCCAGGTTGGCATGGAAACCGCCCGCTATTTTGTCGAACAACTCAGCAGGCAGGAAAAAGAAAAATTGGCGCAGCATGAACGCAAGCCCGGCCAGCTTCAAACCTTGCTTGAAGCTGCTGAATACCGGGAGCGCCCGCCCCAGGAGTTGCTACAGGGACTCAGCAAACGGAGGAATTGGCTATGA
- a CDS encoding HlyD family secretion protein: MSENGTGTEKKRRLTIGLLVVFVVIGILAGGGYWYYTTRYVGTDDARVSGTIVTVSSKVTGKVAQLMVAEGDMVKAGQTVARIDPQDILAQKAQAEAALAVAKANYEQLVNGTRPQEIQQARAFADQAKANLDNATVNYERMDRLYADGAISASQRDNDGDGAGHELSALGQDQPGKFS, encoded by the coding sequence ATGAGCGAGAATGGAACTGGTACTGAAAAAAAACGCAGGCTGACAATTGGTCTGTTGGTTGTATTTGTGGTGATAGGCATTCTCGCGGGAGGAGGCTACTGGTATTATACGACCCGGTATGTCGGCACTGACGATGCGCGTGTAAGCGGTACGATTGTAACTGTTAGCAGCAAGGTCACCGGCAAGGTCGCCCAATTAATGGTAGCGGAGGGGGATATGGTAAAGGCCGGACAGACAGTGGCCCGCATCGACCCGCAAGACATTCTGGCGCAGAAGGCCCAGGCCGAGGCGGCGCTCGCGGTGGCGAAAGCCAACTATGAGCAGCTTGTGAACGGTACCCGTCCGCAGGAAATCCAGCAGGCCCGGGCGTTCGCCGATCAAGCCAAGGCCAATCTGGACAATGCGACAGTTAATTATGAGCGGATGGACAGGTTATACGCTGACGGGGCGATCAGCGCCTCCCAGCGGGATAATGACGGTGACGGTGCTGGGCATGAACTCAGTGCCCTTGGCCAAGATCAGCCGGGCAAGTTCTCTTAG
- a CDS encoding hemolysin family protein, with protein sequence MNQFSLDIGRVWALLDTTLVVWNIFLVMFLVLLNGFFVAAEFAMVKVRSTRIDTLLQEGNTRAKYAKRLVDNLDAYLSACQLGITLASLGLGWIGEPAIARLIEPVLADFGLSGAIIHTIAFAIAFSIITALHIILGELAPKSLAIQKADSVAIWTSVPLIAFYKLMFPIIWVLNSIANRILRAVGIEVASEHEAAHTEEEIRILMEESHQQGYINQTELTYVDNIFDFAERHVNEVMIPRTDMVCLYAEDAFAVNLDKALDEQLTRYPVCDPDKDNIIGFVHIKDLLAALAKGETPALREITRNIMAIPETMPISSLLKLMQKNQAQIALVIDEYGGTAGLVTVEDILEEIVGEIQDEFDEERPVVEMRADNVHSVDGRLLIDEVNEVFEMDLDTGVVDTIGGWMTVRVEMPPRIGQQVDYDEYTFIVEEVDNMRITRVLVRKLAAEAELTD encoded by the coding sequence GTGAACCAATTCTCCCTGGATATAGGGAGAGTTTGGGCTTTATTGGATACAACATTAGTTGTATGGAATATTTTTCTGGTTATGTTTTTAGTGCTGCTAAACGGCTTTTTTGTTGCTGCAGAATTCGCTATGGTAAAGGTACGCAGTACACGTATTGATACGCTGCTGCAGGAAGGGAATACACGGGCGAAATATGCGAAACGGTTAGTTGATAATCTGGACGCCTATTTATCGGCCTGTCAACTTGGAATTACCTTGGCATCGCTAGGCTTAGGCTGGATTGGCGAACCGGCGATTGCCCGTTTGATTGAGCCGGTGCTGGCAGACTTCGGCTTATCGGGAGCAATAATTCACACTATTGCCTTTGCTATTGCTTTTTCGATCATCACCGCATTGCATATTATTCTCGGTGAATTGGCGCCAAAGTCGCTGGCTATTCAAAAGGCCGACAGTGTAGCCATCTGGACGTCGGTGCCGCTCATCGCATTTTATAAGTTGATGTTTCCGATAATTTGGGTATTAAATAGTATTGCCAACCGGATTTTACGGGCAGTAGGCATTGAAGTGGCAAGTGAGCATGAAGCTGCCCATACTGAGGAAGAAATCCGAATTTTGATGGAAGAAAGCCATCAGCAGGGATATATTAATCAGACAGAACTTACGTATGTCGATAATATTTTCGATTTTGCCGAAAGGCATGTGAATGAAGTTATGATCCCCCGCACTGATATGGTTTGCCTTTATGCCGAGGACGCCTTTGCCGTCAACCTGGACAAGGCTTTGGACGAGCAACTTACCCGTTATCCGGTTTGTGACCCGGATAAAGACAATATTATCGGTTTTGTTCATATCAAGGATTTGCTGGCGGCGCTGGCTAAGGGCGAGACTCCTGCGTTAAGGGAAATAACACGAAATATTATGGCTATACCGGAAACGATGCCGATCAGCAGCTTGCTCAAGCTGATGCAAAAGAATCAGGCGCAAATTGCGCTTGTGATTGATGAATATGGCGGTACAGCCGGTTTGGTGACGGTCGAGGATATTCTGGAGGAAATCGTCGGTGAAATCCAGGATGAGTTTGATGAAGAGCGGCCGGTTGTCGAGATGCGGGCAGATAATGTTCATTCAGTGGATGGGCGTCTGCTCATTGATGAAGTTAATGAAGTGTTCGAAATGGACTTGGATACAGGGGTTGTTGATACGATTGGCGGTTGGATGACGGTTCGAGTAGAGATGCCGCCTCGGATTGGTCAGCAGGTCGATTATGACGAATATACGTTCATAGTTGAGGAAGTGGATAACATGCGGATTACCCGGGTGCTGGTGCGTAAGCTTGCTGCTGAGGCGGAATTGACAGATTAA